Proteins found in one Streptococcus anginosus subsp. whileyi MAS624 genomic segment:
- a CDS encoding winged helix-turn-helix transcriptional regulator produces the protein MQTKPNWNCGLTSVMDALSGKWKLQIFWSISKHEPIRFNQLQREVEGITKTMLIRSLDDLMQHKLIAREDFKTWPLHTQYSLTDKGQDLLILLLQIND, from the coding sequence GTGCAAACAAAACCAAATTGGAACTGCGGTTTAACTAGCGTCATGGATGCTCTTTCAGGAAAATGGAAACTCCAGATCTTTTGGAGCATCTCGAAGCACGAACCGATACGTTTTAACCAATTACAACGTGAAGTAGAAGGCATCACAAAAACTATGCTAATTCGCTCTTTAGACGACCTAATGCAACACAAGCTTATCGCTAGAGAAGACTTTAAAACATGGCCGCTCCACACCCAGTATTCTCTGACTGATAAAGGACAAGATTTGCTAATATTACTACTACAAATCAACGATTAG
- a CDS encoding acylphosphatase → MQKVRMIAQGRVQGVGFRWGVYTLATEIGGITGRVWNNEDGTVEILAQAKNPALMAKFIQEIRKGPTPFSKVSYLDVTMANFDSYSDFKIAN, encoded by the coding sequence ATGCAAAAAGTAAGAATGATCGCACAAGGTCGCGTGCAAGGTGTCGGCTTTCGTTGGGGTGTTTACACACTTGCCACAGAAATCGGCGGTATCACAGGGCGCGTTTGGAATAATGAAGACGGAACTGTAGAGATTTTAGCACAAGCGAAGAATCCTGCACTCATGGCAAAATTTATCCAAGAAATCCGCAAAGGACCAACGCCATTTTCAAAAGTCAGCTATTTAGATGTCACAATGGCTAATTTTGATTCCTATTCAGATTTTAAAATTGCAAATTAG
- a CDS encoding HDIG domain-containing metalloprotein: MLYKEDKEYMEHVGQLIAQPRVQKLKTITHHIYSNRLEHSIHVSYTSYKIAKKLGWDAKSTARGGLLHDMFYYDWRETKFNKSHAWVHPRLAVRNARKVTNLNKVEEDIIIKHMWGATVAPPRYKEGYIVTMVDKYWAIKEAMAPVRKRMAKRRLFHRKMLKS; this comes from the coding sequence ATGCTTTATAAAGAAGACAAAGAGTATATGGAGCATGTTGGACAATTGATTGCTCAACCACGCGTCCAGAAATTAAAAACCATAACACACCATATTTATTCCAATCGCTTGGAGCATTCGATTCATGTTAGTTATACGAGCTATAAAATTGCTAAAAAATTAGGTTGGGATGCAAAAAGTACCGCGCGTGGTGGTCTTCTGCACGATATGTTTTACTACGATTGGCGGGAAACGAAATTTAATAAAAGCCATGCTTGGGTACACCCTCGTTTAGCAGTACGAAATGCACGGAAAGTAACCAATTTAAATAAAGTAGAAGAAGACATCATTATCAAACACATGTGGGGTGCAACAGTAGCACCACCACGGTATAAAGAAGGCTATATTGTCACTATGGTGGATAAATACTGGGCAATCAAGGAAGCCATGGCGCCAGTTCGGAAAAGAATGGCTAAAAGAAGACTTTTCCATCGAAAAATGTTAAAATCGTAA
- a CDS encoding 8-oxo-dGTP diphosphatase, translating to MSRKSQVILTNMCLIEDDQNRIVMQIRDPKMYSWSGAALPGGHIEEKESLHQAVVREIYEETGLTIHHPRLVGMKHWYTAEGIRYLVFLYRTNEFSGHLRSSEEGEVKWVAREELDTLELAYDLKNLLRIFDDKSLSELFYSERLENDFVREFW from the coding sequence ATGTCCCGTAAATCTCAAGTAATTTTAACTAATATGTGTCTGATTGAAGACGATCAGAATCGCATTGTCATGCAGATTCGTGACCCCAAGATGTATTCTTGGTCAGGAGCAGCTTTACCTGGTGGACATATAGAAGAAAAGGAGAGCCTCCACCAAGCAGTTGTGCGTGAAATTTATGAAGAAACGGGACTAACAATCCATCATCCTAGACTGGTTGGTATGAAACATTGGTACACGGCAGAAGGCATTCGTTATCTGGTCTTTCTTTATCGCACAAATGAATTTTCAGGACATCTCCGCTCATCAGAAGAAGGTGAAGTTAAGTGGGTGGCGCGTGAAGAGTTGGACACTCTCGAATTGGCTTATGATTTAAAAAATTTGCTACGTATTTTTGATGATAAATCGTTGTCAGAATTGTTTTATAGTGAACGCTTAGAAAATGATTTTGTTCGTGAATTTTGGTAA
- the yidC gene encoding membrane protein insertase YidC, producing the protein MKKLNRILFSGLGLSMLLLLSGCVQVKDGKPAGFVWDIIGRPMSLAIQYFANNMGLGFGMAIIIVTLIVRLIILPLGLYQSWKSTYQSEKMNYLKPIFEPIQERMKNAETQEEKLAAQQALMAAQKENGVNMLGGIGCLPLLIQLPFFSALYFSAQYTEGVAKSVFLGIPLGKASILLTIIVGILYFIQSALTLVGVDEVQKEQMKKMMYMSPLMIVIFSFTAPAGVTLYWVVGGFIMIIQQLIINHYIRPQLRKRVAEEYKNNPPKAIKNSGRKKDVIPQAQAVIENRKQNKKKNRNAGKQRSR; encoded by the coding sequence GTGAAAAAATTAAATCGTATCTTATTCTCAGGATTAGGGTTATCTATGCTTCTGCTCCTCTCAGGATGTGTGCAAGTAAAAGATGGTAAGCCTGCTGGATTTGTCTGGGATATTATCGGAAGACCAATGAGCCTTGCCATTCAGTATTTTGCTAATAATATGGGACTTGGTTTTGGTATGGCCATTATCATCGTTACCTTGATTGTGCGCCTGATTATCCTTCCACTTGGACTCTATCAGTCTTGGAAATCAACTTATCAATCAGAAAAGATGAATTACTTGAAGCCTATTTTTGAGCCTATCCAAGAACGCATGAAGAATGCGGAAACACAAGAAGAAAAACTGGCTGCTCAGCAAGCACTCATGGCTGCTCAAAAAGAAAATGGTGTCAATATGCTCGGAGGTATCGGATGTCTTCCTCTCCTGATTCAATTGCCATTTTTCTCTGCCCTTTACTTCTCTGCTCAATATACTGAAGGAGTAGCTAAGAGTGTATTCCTAGGAATTCCACTCGGAAAAGCCAGCATTCTTCTCACCATTATCGTCGGAATTCTGTATTTCATTCAATCTGCTTTGACCCTTGTCGGCGTTGATGAGGTTCAAAAAGAGCAAATGAAGAAAATGATGTATATGAGTCCGCTCATGATTGTCATCTTCTCGTTCACAGCTCCAGCAGGTGTTACACTTTACTGGGTAGTCGGTGGTTTCATCATGATTATCCAACAATTGATTATCAATCATTACATCCGTCCTCAGCTCAGAAAACGCGTAGCTGAAGAATACAAAAATAATCCACCTAAAGCCATTAAAAATTCTGGTCGTAAAAAAGATGTGATACCTCAAGCACAGGCCGTTATTGAAAATAGAAAACAAAATAAAAAGAAAAATCGTAACGCTGGAAAACAACGTTCAAGATAA
- a CDS encoding nitroreductase family protein → MNNYLHFLDERVSVRQFDPDAILSNDLIKEMLKHASYAPSSNNFQPWRVVVVKNKKKQKELKRLSAHQPQVETASAVFLLFGDKESYNLERWQAFHLKKGVITEDNAAERTNRIRQYFALHPEDKEIEGLRLDVGLFAMNLMQVVRAFGYDSVPMWGVDFEAIKTYLKVPNDWEPILMLPVGKALQAGYPHVRKSVEEFAEIIE, encoded by the coding sequence ATGAATAACTATTTACACTTTTTAGATGAGCGTGTATCCGTTCGGCAGTTTGATCCTGATGCCATTTTATCAAACGATCTTATCAAGGAAATGCTAAAGCATGCTAGCTATGCTCCATCCAGCAACAATTTCCAACCTTGGCGCGTTGTGGTTGTTAAAAACAAGAAAAAGCAAAAAGAGCTAAAGAGACTATCAGCTCACCAACCACAAGTTGAGACAGCTTCAGCGGTATTTCTTCTGTTTGGGGATAAAGAGTCCTATAATTTAGAGAGATGGCAGGCTTTTCATTTGAAAAAAGGAGTCATTACAGAGGATAATGCGGCTGAACGCACTAATAGAATTCGTCAGTATTTTGCTCTTCACCCTGAAGACAAGGAGATTGAGGGATTGCGATTGGATGTTGGTCTATTTGCTATGAATCTCATGCAGGTGGTGCGAGCTTTTGGCTATGATAGCGTACCTATGTGGGGTGTTGATTTTGAGGCAATAAAAACTTATCTCAAAGTACCGAATGATTGGGAACCAATTTTGATGCTGCCAGTGGGAAAGGCCTTGCAGGCGGGTTATCCACATGTGAGAAAGTCTGTTGAAGAATTTGCCGAAATCATTGAATAG
- a CDS encoding TrmH family RNA methyltransferase: protein MNIITSKANNVVKNTKKLLQKKYRKDSYLIEGWHLFEEAVNAQANIQHIFVLEEFVDRVQDFPQVHVVTAEILADLADSKTPQGIVAEIAFEKQMLPSVLKGKYLFLEDVQDPGNVGTIIRTADAAGYDGVFISQHSADIYNLKTLRSMQGSHFHLPIYRVKTADFLDLAKQAQLPILATTLSKDSMDYRKLAPLSNFALVLGNEGQGISSEMAEAADYLIHISMKGQAESLNVAVAAGILIFALS from the coding sequence ATGAATATTATAACCTCAAAAGCTAATAATGTGGTAAAAAATACTAAAAAATTACTTCAAAAAAAATATCGGAAAGACTCATACTTAATTGAGGGCTGGCATTTATTTGAAGAAGCAGTCAATGCACAAGCTAACATTCAGCATATTTTTGTTTTAGAAGAATTTGTCGACAGAGTGCAGGATTTTCCTCAAGTTCATGTAGTGACAGCAGAAATTTTGGCGGATTTGGCTGATTCCAAAACACCGCAGGGCATCGTGGCAGAAATTGCTTTTGAAAAACAGATGCTTCCTTCCGTTCTCAAAGGGAAATATCTTTTTTTAGAAGATGTGCAAGATCCGGGGAATGTGGGCACGATTATCCGAACAGCTGATGCGGCTGGTTATGACGGGGTGTTTATTTCGCAGCATTCAGCAGATATTTACAATCTGAAAACTCTACGCTCCATGCAAGGCAGTCACTTTCATTTGCCTATTTACCGAGTAAAAACAGCAGATTTTCTTGACCTTGCTAAACAGGCACAATTGCCGATATTGGCAACAACGCTTTCAAAAGATTCGATGGATTATCGGAAGTTAGCACCACTGTCGAATTTTGCTCTTGTGTTGGGAAATGAAGGACAGGGCATTAGTTCTGAAATGGCAGAAGCAGCTGATTACCTCATTCATATTTCGATGAAAGGACAAGCTGAGAGTTTAAATGTCGCCGTGGCAGCAGGTATTCTCATCTTTGCTTTAAGCTAA
- the greA gene encoding transcription elongation factor GreA, with product MAEKTYPMTLEEKEKLEKELEELKLVRRPEVVERIKIARSYGDLSENSEYEAAKDEQAFVEGQISSLETKIRYAEIVNSDAVAQDEIAIGKTVTIQEVGETDEEVYMIVGAAGADAFAGKVSNESPIGQALIGKKTGDTATVETPVGSYDVKILKVEKTA from the coding sequence ATGGCAGAAAAAACTTATCCCATGACCCTTGAAGAAAAGGAAAAACTTGAAAAAGAATTAGAAGAATTAAAACTAGTTCGCCGTCCAGAAGTGGTAGAACGTATTAAAATAGCTCGTTCTTATGGTGACTTATCAGAAAATAGTGAGTATGAAGCAGCCAAAGATGAGCAGGCTTTTGTTGAAGGACAAATCTCAAGTCTGGAAACTAAGATTCGTTACGCTGAAATTGTAAATAGCGATGCAGTGGCACAAGATGAAATTGCTATCGGTAAGACCGTTACGATTCAAGAAGTTGGTGAAACGGATGAAGAAGTCTATATGATTGTGGGTGCAGCAGGAGCAGATGCTTTTGCTGGAAAGGTTTCTAATGAAAGTCCTATTGGACAAGCTCTAATTGGCAAGAAAACAGGCGATACTGCTACAGTTGAAACACCTGTGGGCAGTTATGATGTAAAAATCCTAAAAGTCGAAAAAACAGCTTAA